Genomic DNA from Bombus affinis isolate iyBomAffi1 chromosome 8, iyBomAffi1.2, whole genome shotgun sequence:
GATTGAACCAAATATTGCATCGTtgcgaattaaaaatatatttttcgcgATTATAATTGTGAAGAACATGAAATTCGATATGTTGCATAATTACTTAAGAATAATCAATACGGTCGTGTTCTGCTATGCCATTGCAGAATATAGGGGGGTCTATTGTTTCAGTGAACCAATCCAAATATTGTTTTtcccttccttcttcttctttcttatgACATTATCGCTTTAAATTCCATGCACAAACCCATAAAGTTAAAAAATACATTCTACAAATATTGGACaagtaaaaaattgataaacgcTATAATATACACGCTaaacataatttaaataaagaatTCGAGAACAAAATTCTACAACAGATAGACCCTCCATATTTCTGtacaaaaattgtattttaccTCTATCTAGTTTCTATTCATTCGTCCTACCGGCGTATTACGAAAAACGGATTGCATACACGTTAAAAAAATTGAATCGTCAAGATGGAAGATCAGTGCCAGTCCCACACGAACGGCGGACAGTTATAATTTATGGcacaataaataaatagttctttcgttattacgttattatgCTAATTATCCTTCATGTACAATACAAGAACCGCATGTTTCGTTTCGCTTGAAATTGGACTGACACGTTCCATTAGGAAATGAGAAACAtactaaaaaagaaagaaaaataaaaaaaaggaaagaaagagaacgaTTACCATCCGAAAAAATAAGATCCATATACTGTTTAGAAAATTACCCAACTTATAAACGGGTTAAACATTAGTCcgtttgattaaaattttcaacaatatactaagacatttataaataaatcaTTAACACTCTCTTTCCAGGGACTCTTTTCTCAATTACGAGGAACGCAGACTATGGACACTGAATTAGAATTATTTAGGCCTAGGACACattcaaataaattaattaaagtaaaaataactttaaatataaacaaaatttttgttGTTTTAGTGAAATTATTGTTGTTCTATATTCCAAATCATCTTCTGCTTTCCTCTTACAATGATCGAAACTATTATAAGATTTTAAACTGTTCGATACATCGTAAAGAATAAGTATGTATTGCGCGCAGGAAAGAAAAATAGCAATTCAATCAAAGATTTCACCAGTTCGTGGCCGTTTTCAATATCCAGACATTTCCTATCAGTTACCAAAATTATTACTGTTCACTCAAGAAACGAACTTTTGGTACTGTTTGGTACGGTCTCATTCTCTCTCCCTTCTCAAATCCTTGCAAGTTTCTAATCTTACACCGATACACACTTCACAAAACTCGCTTCaagatattcaaatcaacgaggcattatataaattatattcgaTGGTACCTATACTGTAAAGGAAAAACATCCTCGCACAACATCAATTACATTCAGATCGATCTTAAGGCTGATTTGGTATTTTCTTTCACTAATCAGAATCAACTTATATATTTACAAATccacattattattattttttacctTTTTCGTTTGTCCGTGAGCTGGTATTTTTCAACACTTTTCAACAAACGAATTACATTATCTACGTACGCTGCTGCAACCGTTAACGGCTGCGAAAATCTCATGGTCAACGAGGAATCATTAATTCACCTTTGACGATGATATACATTAAACACAAAAATGTTTTAAGACAGTTACAACGAATCGTACGCAACAATGTTGAAGTTTAAAATCATTTGGAAAAAATATCGAAGAGACTTctacaaatgaaattttcatgCAAAACAATCATTTTATTcccattaatattattttagttttgttaaatagaaattaatcaaatacAAAAATCACATTGAGGAATTCGAATCTTTTTCTAGACTCTgtcaaaaatatattcaaattaatGATCCTCTATTTACGTTTAGTAATTTATAAAAGTTAATGGTactacgataataataataattataataataataataattaagagCAGTTTTAATTTACGCGTAAGAGAAAtatgtgcgaattactttatgtAATATAAAGACGAAATCGTTCGACACTTATGAAAGCCCTGCCTCTCTTTtagcaaaaaagaagaaacaattttataagaaaaattaattaatacctTTTATCAATCAGTCACAACTTTCATTTACAACACAATAGCTTACATGATTACAAGGCGATTACACGTCAGAAGTTAGTCCGCAAAGATATTAGATACTGACAACAAACCATTCCTATTAATTAGATATTGATAAACTTATGACACAGTGATTGATGCCAACGTTAACttaaaaacaaaacaaaacaagaaataaaacaaaagaaaaatataaaaagaaaagatacaACAAATTACAAAAAACGAAACATACGTGGTAACATTGCGCCGTTCAATATGGTGTGCGATCGTAAAAAACGCTAGAAATGATTGCACACCCGTATCTGTGAGTCAGCATCAATCATTTGTCTTTATAAAATTGACTAAAAACGCAACGTTTGCATTAATTTAATATGGGCCTGTATTAAAATAGTAACTATGAACAACAGAGGGCATAGTAGCATTAAATGTGACACATGTGTAAAACTATATGACGAGAGGCATGTCTTTCTTGTTCGGCAAATTCACCTTTTTACCTTGCCAAAGGCTGTTGTGTATCGTAAAGGCATCTATGGTCACAGTCAGATGCTTTGTGTGTACTTGAGAAAAGCATTTTGCTCCTGaattgtatctaaaaacaaagaattatattataaatttattatatacattattGTACTCACAAGAGTTacatagtatatgtatatattcaaTCCACGTGATTATGCAAATGGTACATACGAGAAAAAggttttcacatttttcaatgTCCTTGCTTAATAACATGGTATTGCAATGTAGAATGAGATCAAGAAGTAGAATGAGATAGAAGTACATCTACaataaaaatctaaaaataaaaatctatgaTGACAAACTTACTTGAAAAATTTGTCGAACATTTTATCCATGACTTGTTTCGGTCCAGTACCATATAACTTTGAAACTTCTTCTCTATCTGGGCAGTATGAGTAGAGAGCCCGGAATTGGCAGCCAGCATCTCGAAATAAGATAAGAAAATGCTTGCTTTCTGATCTTGCAATTTCGTCCAAAACTCTTCTCTTAGCTTCCTTATTTACCGTTCCCGGAAACACACAATACTCCACAGCGTTTAGCATAATGCCACGATTTGACTTGGTGGTTGGTTGTTTATACAATCTCGGACCTATTGACAAAAAGAAACCAATCTCATAAAGTTTACGCAATATAAACTTCATCAGTGAATAATTGCTTGCTTAACAACttaatttaacaaaattttcCACGTGGAGAATTTAAGTGTATTCCACATCTCCTAAAAAAAGAACATTTCTTCATAAAGATGGCaacaaatttcaatttataaattatgaatTCTTACATTTGTACCTGAGtagtaaataaatgaaatttgtaaCTAACTTTCTTAAAATCCTTACCATTATAGTCCATCATCGAACTTGGTGTACTACTGATATCGCTGCTACCATCATCGAACACGCGTCTCTTGGTCATCAAACCGGGAGGTAAAGAACCAGGTCCTGATGGCGACGGAAGATGCCTCATGCTACCCATGCCCGGACTCGGTGCTCTCCTAGGAGGTGTAGCTCTGCCCAGTCCGCTGTCCGTATCTGTGTATCGACACATCATACCGTCTTGATCACTACTCGAACCTGCGAACGCAAGCTCGGTATATgaagatagaaataaaaaaaaaaagactcgaACGTATGTGTCCGTCCACGAGATAAAGGACAAGAGATACGGCCTTTCAACAGTCAGTCCAATGTATAATACGTTTATACCCATCCAAGCAAGAGGAATTTGAACGGaatcaattttattaattactaaaCAGTTAGTCCCTGATACGGATTGTGAGATATTAGTCACTTGTTAGACTTACGAAGGACCTTCAAGAGTATCCATCTTCATAGCTTGCGTCCAATATAAaaactttgaaaaatatatatcatacaaatattaaaaatttgttttctttttaattctatGTATCGTCTAAGTTGTTCAAACAGTAAAACTTTTCATGATTCTAAGATAATCTAAGCAACTATTTATTCGAGGAATTTCGAAAACCATAACGATTCCGACAATTTGACTCAGATACTATTTAATCTAACACTTTGTAAAACGCGACGAAAAAACAGTGGACAAATTCATTTGTGGTAAAACATATGATTGCTAGTAGTAATTTTGCGATTTTAGCGGACAAACGAAGCATAACAAATTCATCTATAGACAGTATAATCCGTTAAATGCAGTAGTAAATGTATTAACTCATGCAGCACTTATGAGCTCTATTGAGAAATATAATGCTCTTCGCTAAGATGAATTTACTATGCTATATTACCATAATACCTGGAAATAAAAATAGAGAGGAATGACAGAACAAATACATATTCAACATAAGTGATGGATAAGATGATACAGGACCTAAATGTGAGTCAGAGTGAAAGGTTATTATATGGAAACTGGAACCACCAACAATAATCTGAAAAACACTGAAAACATTGGTACCCATAACCAGTGCTGTACAACAATAAGCCCAACAAGCATCAACTTAAATTTATCTGCAGCAAATGAGTTATCCTGTGAATGAGAATCAAAATTTTATCTGCTCATAGAGGAACATTTTGAGAAGTAAAGAAGTAaagacaatttaaaaaaaaaaaggctgGGAAGCGCTTATGTATCATTTATCTCTCAAGCAATAGAATATAAACATAGCAGATAGAATTTCGAACACATCTAAACAATGTGCTGTTGGTGTATGCGTGTAAGTATATCACTGCCACCTGTGCTCCGATCTGCCACCATGCGACTACGTGTATGCTATGTAGCCTACAAAAAATTGGAACGGTGTACGGGACACGTAAAATATACTTTTGCACGATAGAAGGGGGATTAAACGTATTCCAAGTCACTGGTGCTTCTTACCACACAAATTCATCAAGGAATTAGACTTTCTCCCCTTAAAGTTTTGGTAACTCGGGTATTTAGGCCTGCCTCTAACCTGTTGCTGAGGCTCCTGCACATCTGCAATAATGCAATGTTTACCTTGTTACATTCCAAACGCTATGTACGATCAAAGATTAATAGTAGGGGATGCTTCAATCGTACGTCATTGCATCAGGGGCAGAGTCTAACTACGAGCCATGTCCACTAGGAACATCAAAAACTCAAGGTAGCCAGTGCAGGTTGGTGCAGAACAATGTTGCGTTCCAACTGAAAGATGTCTACTATAAGGCGCTACTTAAAAATAAAGTCATACCCTTAAGTAACCTTACTTAGGTAATTTGAAGAATAATCAAATGCTAATGAAATATTCAACATTGTAAGATTCATACGTAGCTGCCCATACCAGTGATACATCCTGCAACGAGTCTACTTTCATCAAGCCAAACGTTTAAAGGAACATGATTTAAGGCATTCTTTCTATAAACAATATTCAACCCACCTCTAGATGTTTTGTAGGAACCACGTCGACCAAGTTGATTCATACTTCGACAAGGGGAGGAACCTCTACCGTCGTCGGGTGAATCTACGGAAGATACTAAAATAGGGTACCTCTATTACAATCAGTTAGTTCCTCTCCAGGACGATACTAAATACTATATATGTTCTTAAGAATATGTTCTGCTACGACATTACATTAATAAacagatattttaaataaatttgaagcATGCAAAATTGTACGAAAAGAAAAGTgccataatatatatatatatatatcattcacacgttaaaaattaataattttgaaaaaaaaatattgaacaCAATATATCGTCAAGTATTTTCCATTCTTGCTTATATATATTTGATACAATAATATTGCATTTTTTTCTGTTATATATGAAGTGATTGTATATATGTTATAACTAATTAATTTGGGAATATTTCCATAAATTTTGCCGTCAAATATTAGAAGCAGCAAGTATAAACAAAACACTCCAATCAGCATGTTAATAATCATAGGATGACATTTAATATTCCAATAATTTGTTACTTGTTTAGCTCTTCTTATGCAAAgctaacaaatatatatatatgtgatgTTTTAGATATATACGCGAGTCAGAGAGTGTGTGTTGTGCATACCCCTGAGACTGCCGCCCCGATAAAGAGGGCCGGAACGTCGTTCATCGAAATGGGCAGCAGTGAGACTGTCCTGCGAGCCTCGGTAGTAATCTCGCCTCATCGTCGGAGAAGTCAGCGACGCTACAGTAAGTGTGTTAGTGCAAAACAATCAGCTCGAAATTTCTTTACTATTCTAGTTTATTCAAATGAGTATCTAGGTAATGTATGAGATCAGTTCGCTGTGCAATGTTTTCATCTGGAACGATCGACGGCTAAACTAGTATAGCCGAAAAAATTTAGAGCTTATGGAATTGTGACTGGGTGAGCTcccataaaacaaaagaaaacaaCAAGAAAATCAGTATGAAAAACACGACGttactaaaggaaaaaaaaattagATCTTTCGGACTTGAATTTTCGCCATGCAAAAAATAAATGCAATTACATTACAACACTAAGAAACTGTTACTATTAGATTATAATAAAGGAATATACTTGTTACGATAGCAGTGGTAACTGTTATCTTGGAGGTGACTTAATACATGTACAGTAATATATGTTAAAATATGTTGGtcattacattatataaataacaatCATTTTAACTATATGTATCCTATTTAATTTCCTCTCCAAGAAACACTGATCATTGCAGTGAATAATTGTTTCACTACCAAATGTTAGATTCGTTATTATACCTGTACTTAGATTAGAAGAAGAACCCTTCTTTCCACGGCTCGGCGTAAGAGCTCCAGAATCCAACTCCGTACCAGCATCCACATGAATCGTTTTGGGTCGAGGTCGAGTTGTTGCAGTCTTGTTACGCAATTTCGTTGGTTTTATTGTATTAAGAAGTTCTTTATCGATAACCTTGCCCTAAGTAATAGTAACAATTTCTAGCGATTAATTCAATTAAAACACTATTGATGACAGAAAACTTAGAAAAAGCATTCACTTCTCTTTCTGCCTCTTCTATTGCTTTCTTTACTTTATGTTGTTCTAAAATAGCTGCCCTTCGTTGCCTTTCCTCTTCCTTTTTACGAGCTCTTTCTTctgctttcaatttttcttgtTCTCGACGAGCTTGCGCTTCTacctcttttctctctttcatcTCTTCTTGTTGCTGTCTTCTTTGTAATGATAAGAGCATTATACGTTCCTTTTTCCGTTCCATTTCATCAAGAGAATTCTACAACAATATTCCAATAAAGTGTATGTaaggtaaaagaaaaaaaaaagattgtaCAGCGACAAAATTCATGCGAAGTTTATCGCATAACTTACTGGATCAGGATTTGCTAATTGATTTCCAATTATTAAACCAACTCCAGATTGTCGACTCTCTCCACTCATCTCATGTCGTTCTCTttgcttttctctttctccttctctttgTATTTCTCTATCTCTAATTTCTTGCCGTTGGAAGTCTCTCTCGTCTATCTGACGCTGCTTTTCTCGATCAGAATCTCGTTGAATTTCCAGCTGTTTCTGCCTATCCATAACAATCGCAGAAGGAGAGTCAGGACGCATCGTAAAATCTTCACTGTCAACATATGAAGACACGCCTCTTtcctaaagaaaaaaaaaaattacacatttattatatacataacaCGTCCTGTATACGGAttctaaaatttttaaattatcattaCATATTTACCTTTTTAGGGGATGTCCTTTTCACTCTAAGGGTTGGTTTTGGTTTTTTCGGCGCGTCATTATCAAAGCAGATATAAAATCCTTTTTCACCAGCATCCGTTGGATCTAAAGGCGTTACCTCTGGTGTACCTGATGGAGATGGTGTGGCTTCTCTTAATGATGGATGAGGTTGAAATGAATTACGTGATATTGAAGGTCTAGTTGGTGATGGAATTCTATATGTACGGCTGCCGGACGTGATGTTTAAACCTCTTATACCTTGTGTAAGCTCATCATCATTTCCTTTAAAACACATGAATGAGTGAACAAAAAGAGGATGAAAACAAAAACATAAACGTAATGAATTCTTTGAAGATATTACACATGATATGTTTTTAGGTGAATGGGGAAAAAAAAACACTTACCAATAAATGATATATTCTGAGGCTTCATGTCATCAACAGGTGGAGCTGGAACAGGTGCGTGCATTGCAGTAATTTGTCTTTTTTCAGTAGGGCTTTCACACTTAATCGGTATATGGTGTACAGTTGGCCTTTTTGGTTCAGGACTTTCACTCATTAACTGACTTATTCGATGAACCTACATATCAAAATTGAGGATAGAAAATTTGGTAGCGACgacattaatataatatataaactaTCAAACTGTCACAAATAAACGAACCTTATAATGATAACTATACGAATTAGTAAAACTGGATGAATGAAAAAACTGCATTTTTAGTtgtataaatcttttaaaaaGGCAGGTAATTTAAAAAAGGGAGAGGAGCGCTCGAACGTTGAAACTTCAATCCGAGGAGCGTCTGCTATACTAGGTGTGAAGAGAGTATCTATAAATGTGCATTACATCACTAACTGGTTCCATGACAGTTTCttacatatacacatacatgTATGAAGCAATTCATTTACAATCTAATTGACCAAAAAAAGTAGCGAATAATATACAATCTTAACAATAAAACAAAACTTCTCTGTTAGTTTAAATTAgtattatgaaaatatatataattatttatttttattttttacgtgcttaaaatataaattttattaaaaatacattaattAAAACGAAGTTTGATAAATTGGACTTCAAGAATttaagatatattttaatattgtttccataaataaaataaaattttaaataatacttagataaaaatagaaataaaaatttttccttgtgaattattaaagaaaaataaaaatcaaatagAATAACTAAAGATCATTATACTCACAGCATTGCGATGTTGTGGACTAGCAGAAGATGGTGGTGTTTGATTAAAGATAGATGTAGATGATGGATATGTAGGACCAGGATGACTCATTTGATTATTACAAAGACTATGATCTCCACCATTGAGGTACCTCGGTTCTTGAGGAGTATCGTGTAGAACAAATCCTTTCTGTTGAGGTGGATGCGTTCCCCAATTTCGTGTATCTTGATATAAGCGCATGTCTTGTTGATAAGCTACATAAAGTTTTGAAAGATTTAtgttaaaaattatgaaaacatCAATAGATTAAATCCTAGGCTGTTATAATGTACATACGTGTTGGTTGAGTACTATATCGTGGATCCATTGACTGCTGATAGCCCACAGCAGCCATTTCATTTGCTAAGCTTTGAGTTGGAGGTGGTTGACCCCACATTCGTCTTTGCAATTGGGGTTGATCATGTAGATAAAACTGAGATTGCTGAGTATCTTGTAATTTGGATGTTAATGGATTTATAGGCGCCATTCCAAAATTCTAAACAGGGaaggaaaaaagatataaatgttttagatgttattataaaataactaaattacgGAACTGGAAAATAGTACATACTTGCATATGTTGTTGACTAAGACTTTGCAATTGCTGAAACTGTTGCTGTATTTGCTGTTGATGCTGTGTCATTAAATGCTGCTGCTGTATTTGATTTTGCTGATTTGCTAAACGTTGTATATCAGCTTGTATTTCACTAAGACTGTTATTCATTCTGCGAAAAGGTGTACATATTCTTTTTCAACAGATTTGATAAAACGAAATCTTTgtatattataaaatgaaaatgtaTACTAACTGTGATATAGATTGATGATATTGCTCAAGATCCATGTTCTCAATATCTGGAGTGCGTCTTGTTTCAATAAATGGGGCGTTACCGTCATGCTCTAACCATTTATGTTCAACATCCCGAACATCCTCACTAATTTCCTATGATCATTGGTACAAATATTAAATGATTATTTGGAATATGTAAAGAATGTATTCTCtcataatattaatatactGCACACCTACAGGTACATTAgccattttgtattttatccaTTTCTCAATATCTAATAATTGATGACAATCTTGCAACataatatacgtatatcttTTGACATATgcacaaatatttcaattaaaaataaataatatacttgTAGATGTATAAGTAAACAGAAGTTTAATGTGTGTgaacaatataatattattgGTGATCATTTAAATTGAAGACCCGTAATATTGATGACCTAAAGCTTAGAGTCAGTTTATAAGTCATATTTTTCTATAGTAATTTTAAGAGCTGAAATTGCCTTTCAATGCGATTTTCCCTTGAAGTAGTAGATAAGATTACAATAAACACAGATCAATGTCTACAATTAACTACTGTAAAAATGTACACATATAACAATAGATCAGTCCAGTTCAAAGTATTCATACATACATCACATATGTATTCCAATGTAAGATTGGTTTTGTTAATGTTTTTGTGCTAAAGTATGTTTAGAACACAAGTGTAAAACCACCACCACAAACAATAATTTCAAATCAAATTTCAAACACGTCTCTATAGATTCTTATCCAGGGAGTGTTTAGTACTGTACCATGCGTTCCGAGAGCGATATTGTACAAAATTGCATTGAAACGTGGGAACAGAGTAGCAAACTTGATCAAAGACCACAGAATGCATTGAGACTGTTTCGTTTTCCTCTATGACTAAATGTAAGCAACGATAAGCAGAATAATCATacattgttaaaaaaaaagactcaaTTGAGATTATTTTCTGATTAAAAGAAATTATAGAAAGCACATTTTCTATCTTACTTGCAGCGTACTAaggcaattattattattattgctctTTACTTGTTTCTTATattaagaattaaaaataagaGATCAAAGTCCTTTTAATGATATCTTTAAAAGCAAAAGTACAAAAGAAGTTAACGAATGTCTAGAAGCCATACATAAGCCATGTATGTAAATTGCTAGACGAATCAGCAAATATTTCTCTTTCAAATGTTCATCTACAGGAACACTGTTGTATAATATCGTACCTTGAGCGAGAAGGGTCTCTGTGGTTTTTCTTGAGAGGGTTGTTGGGTTACAGGGGTCGTCTCGGAAACACTTGTCGGGGTCTCCCCCGAAGATCCGGAGGTTACAGGAGTGGGGGGACCAATTTCAGCCGGACTGTCCCCCCCAGACGTTGATGAAGAGGGAGATTTAACCTTACCCTGCAACCAGCCCAAGCACCGTGCCTTGTTAAGTACTTGGAGTCCGCATATGCTGAGTCCAATATGTCATCAACCACCACACCATGGTCGGACTTCTCCGCAGCCAAATATATACGTTACATTCAAGCACTAAACGCCAAAGCCAATTCAAAGACTTGCAAATACTTAATTACCAATAGCTTTCTTCGCTATTGCACAACTGAATAATTCTTTTTAAGTAAGTACGATAGAACTTCCATAGTGCACAATGTTCCCAACTAAAGTGAATGAGTAAATAGGTATCCGTTTATCTGATTACTTGAAGAACTTGAAAAGAAACATAGCGTTTTTACTGCCTTTATCTTCTACATTCTCAGATATAAATTATCTTTTACTAGGAATTACAATTCTTATAATTTGATTTCGTTTATATTTAGGATTTTTCAGTTTTTctaaatttaatatcaatagATGAGAAGTAAGTCAATTTGAATATAACTTTCTCGGTTAAAAGTTGCTAATTACTAATGTAAAACATGCATACCGTCACCAAATTAATTTAAACGGTTACTTGTTTATTACTCACATTACTTATTTAgagatatttttacataaacatGTATAAAGCGGAGGAACGAGAACGGCATCCAAGGAATTGATAatctattttattatacaaagtGTGTAGTCTACGTTCAATTTTATAATTCTGTAATAATAGAACTTTATCATATCAGCATGCACTTACCACCAAGTACAGCTGAAagataagaaagaaaaacgtATTACAATAGTTTAGCTGGCAATAAAGATTATCTGCATTAACCATGATAGGCGTCAAAATTATATCACATTTGCAACTACACACAAAGATTCATCGCTCCAGAAGCTAATGATATGACAGAAATATAGATGTTACGGAAAGAAATTAACAAGTATCGAAAAATATGCGGCATTTACCTGAAATAAAACATTATTATCGCAAGCTCACTTACAACGCTACTTCACAGTAATTGAATATAGTAATACAGCCAGTTATAAAATCAAATAAACGTTATAGAagcaaatatataataaatatcgaaTTGCTTGTGGATCTAAAGAAATTTCGttacagaagaaaaagaaactgttCGACGTTCGATACAATATAATTATGCATTGCTCTATACTAAACACCCGTGGCTAAATTTCAAATACCTCATGGCTGTATTCAATGCTCTGTTTCGTTTCGATTTATCTCCTTTCCCCTATTCTTGTACGAGAACAATCGAAGATTAATTCCTCCGGTATACTAAGTATAATTAAAAACGAGAAAACGAAGCACATATACGCTCTCTAAAAATACTTATTCTCATATC
This window encodes:
- the LOC126919322 gene encoding patronin isoform X23, which translates into the protein MWSAITRLFVKGKTEESAPRTKDRTCDGVPDTVVHVFDAMDRNAGDDRRKGPAGEQHHDGAESEHFSDAYDSRQAKQRASVKWLLSKAYNNRVPENLRDPYYIDNENQEHLKPQIVHALSNAELYCLALANIYSDPNYHNQNHCGILQALARKGVYLAEPNNTQLTETILIQNSPLKMSAHMAVIEGLMVLYAKEVVTGDRVVSAIRRFDPQAEVDVPADHEKGLLLWISHASNALIAKIQAEEGAGDKTRLPELPAAKDFQSLCDGVGLAAVVAFYCPGELNWMDIRVSKRPSVADALHNLSLVHAFCNRCLPYSIFHMLPEDVTYMRGCMKQNLVVFLADMYNVLEIHPAKCVRYPGEERAMQFLDACPRNSHGVAHKRSLPQSIAPIPDLRSNLSVSAPGFTVAKAPSSSSVKKSQSLQQTAENYSHDDRRAGSEESFVVHRGKGIPTLSSVADEKSITRVDAAGRPSNWEEQRRSSYAGRRSRRNSVSDDSQLTIENFGGSQDNLHNFGRNPDKEVGAHIGKRSTTEPTLPARSSVQDVYGSGVQHILSDNGYDKEEPPRLRRQTSNSSLDNVALKQILHSSENVNSDGDTSKLASFANLSRQSSEKGINLTYTEQERDDSKSNLSNKKLGQTNGNRNGEKKTTFATLPNTTTWQQQSNQQSQQMEQHSVADENGGNTIMASQLNNIRLKLEEKRRHIENEKRRMEVVMSKQRQKVGKAAFLQAVTKLYLVGKVKSPSSSTSGGDSPAEIGPPTPVTSGSSGETPTSVSETTPVTQQPSQEKPQRPFSLKEISEDVRDVEHKWLEHDGNAPFIETRRTPDIENMDLEQYHQSISQICTPFRRMNNSLSEIQADIQRLANQQNQIQQQHLMTQHQQQIQQQFQQLQSLSQQHMQNFGMAPINPLTSKLQDTQQSQFYLHDQPQLQRRMWGQPPPTQSLANEMAAVGYQQSMDPRYSTQPTPYQQDMRLYQDTRNWGTHPPQQKGFVLHDTPQEPRYLNGGDHSLCNNQMSHPGPTYPSSTSIFNQTPPSSASPQHRNAVHRISQLMSESPEPKRPTVHHIPIKCESPTEKRQITAMHAPVPAPPVDDMKPQNISFIGNDDELTQGIRGLNITSGSRTYRIPSPTRPSISRNSFQPHPSLREATPSPSGTPEVTPLDPTDAGEKGFYICFDNDAPKKPKPTLRVKRTSPKKERGVSSYVDSEDFTMRPDSPSAIVMDRQKQLEIQRDSDREKQRQIDERDFQRQEIRDREIQREGEREKQRERHEMSGESRQSGVGLIIGNQLANPDPNSLDEMERKKERIMLLSLQRRQQQEEMKERKEVEAQARREQEKLKAEERARKKEEERQRRAAILEQHKVKKAIEEAEREGKVIDKELLNTIKPTKLRNKTATTRPRPKTIHVDAGTELDSGALTPSRGKKGSSSNLSTVSSVDSPDDGRGSSPCRSMNQLGRRGSYKTSRDTDSGLGRATPPRRAPSPGMGSMRHLPSPSGPGSLPPGLMTKRRVFDDGSSDISSTPSSMMDYNGPRLYKQPTTKSNRGIMLNAVEYCVFPGTVNKEAKRRVLDEIARSESKHFLILFRDAGCQFRALYSYCPDREEVSKLYGTGPKQVMDKMFDKFFKYNSGAKCFSQVHTKHLTVTIDAFTIHNSLWQGKKVNLPNKKDMPLVI
- the LOC126919322 gene encoding patronin isoform X27; this translates as MWSAITRLFVKGKTEESAPRTKDRTCDGVPDTVVHVFDAMDRNAGDDRRKGPAGEQHHDGAESEHFSDAYDSRQAKQRASVKWLLSKAYNNRVPENLRDPYYIDNENQEHLKPQIVHALSNAELYCLALANIYSDPNYHNQNHCGILQALARKGVYLAEPNNTQLTETILIQNSPLKMSAHMAVIEGLMVLYAKEVVTGDRVVSAIRRFDPQAEVDVPADHEKGLLLWISHASNALIAKIQAEEGAGDKTRLPELPAAKDFQSLCDGVGLAAVVAFYCPGELNWMDIRVSKRPSVADALHNLSLVHAFCNRCLPYSIFHMLPEDVTYMRGCMKQNLVVFLADMYNVLEIHPAKCVRYPGEERAMQFLDACPRNSHGVAHKRSLPQSIAPIPDLRSNLSVSAPGFTVAKAPSSSSVKKSQSLQQTAENYSHDDRRAGSEESFVVHRGKGIPTLSSVADEKSITRVDAAGRPSNWEEQRRSSYAGRRSRRNSVSDDSQLTIENFGGSQDNLHNFGRNPDKEVGAHIGKRSTTEPTLPARSSVQDVYGSGVQHILSDNGYDKEEPPRLRRQTSNSSLDNVALKQILHSSENVNSDGDTSKLASFANLSRQSSEKGINLTYTEQERDDSKSNLSNKKLGQTNGNRNGEKKTTFATLPNTTTWQQQSNQQSQQMEQHSVADENGGNTIMASQLNNIRLKLEEKRRHIENEKRRMEVVMSKQRQKVGKAAFLQAVTKLYLVGKVKSPSSSTSGGDSPAEIGPPTPVTSGSSGETPTSVSETTPVTQQPSQEKPQRPFSLKEISEDVRDVEHKWLEHDGNAPFIETRRTPDIENMDLEQYHQSISQICTPFRRMNNSLSEIQADIQRLANQQNQIQQQHLMTQHQQQIQQQFQQLQSLSQQHMQNFGMAPINPLTSKLQDTQQSQFYLHDQPQLQRRMWGQPPPTQSLANEMAAVGYQQSMDPRYSTQPTPYQQDMRLYQDTRNWGTHPPQQKGFVLHDTPQEPRYLNGGDHSLCNNQMSHPGPTYPSSTSIFNQTPPSSASPQHRNAVHRISQLMSESPEPKRPTVHHIPIKCESPTEKRQITAMHAPVPAPPVDDMKPQNISFIGNDDELTQGIRGLNITSGSRTYRIPSPTRPSISRNSFQPHPSLREATPSPSGTPEVTPLDPTDAGEKGFYICFDNDAPKKPKPTLRVKRTSPKKERGVSSYVDSEDFTMRPDSPSAIVMDRQKQLEIQRDSDREKQRQIDERDFQRQEIRDREIQREGEREKQRERHEMSGESRQSGVGLIIGNQLANPDPNSLDEMERKKERIMLLSLQRRQQQEEMKERKEVEAQARREQEKLKAEERARKKEEERQRRAAILEQHKVKKAIEEAEREGKVIDKELLNTIKPTKLRNKTATTRPRPKTIHVDAGTELDSGALTPSRGKKGSSSNLSTASLTSPTMRRDYYRGSQDSLTAAHFDERRSGPLYRGGSLRVSSVDSPDDGRGSSPCRSMNQLGRRGSYKTSRDVQEPQQQVRGRPKYPSYQNFKGRKSNSLMNLCVFILDASYEDGYS